One segment of Bacillus alkalisoli DNA contains the following:
- a CDS encoding YjcG family protein: protein MKYGIAIFPSKKLQDFANSYRKRYDPHFALIPPHVTVKNTFEIAEDDMKSVTEQLHAITKNIAPFTLSISKVSSFSPVNNVIYLKVEPHVELLELHEKLHEGEGYFTDNREYAFVPHITIGQKLSDDEHSDVLGALKMSDIQHEETVDRVHLLYQLEDGMWTVYETFRFGKDC from the coding sequence ATGAAATATGGAATCGCTATTTTTCCATCAAAAAAATTACAAGATTTTGCCAACTCATACAGAAAGCGATATGACCCTCATTTTGCTTTAATACCACCACATGTAACGGTTAAAAATACGTTTGAAATTGCGGAGGATGACATGAAGTCTGTTACGGAACAACTTCATGCTATTACGAAGAATATTGCACCATTTACTTTGTCTATCTCGAAAGTTAGTTCTTTTTCACCGGTAAACAATGTTATCTATTTAAAAGTAGAGCCTCATGTAGAGTTGTTAGAATTACATGAAAAATTGCATGAGGGTGAAGGGTATTTCACAGACAACCGTGAGTATGCGTTCGTTCCACACATTACAATTGGCCAAAAGTTATCAGATGATGAACATTCCGATGTATTAGGTGCATTAAAAATGTCAGATATTCAGCATGAAGAAACGGTAGACAGAGTTCACCTTCTATACCAATTAGAAGACGGAATGTGGACAGTTTATGAGACTTTCCGCTTTGGAAAGGACTGCTAA
- a CDS encoding GNAT family N-acetyltransferase, protein MRLSALERTANTLNVQLVSTEEQLEDAYKVRKIVFVEEQEVPLEEEIDEFENTATHFVLYDGEEPVGAGRFRVVDGYGKVERICVLPTHRTSRGSGRLIMSAIENFAVDQGVKKLKLNAQTHAEGFYAKLGYETVSDIFMDAGIPHVTMVKEV, encoded by the coding sequence ATGAGACTTTCCGCTTTGGAAAGGACTGCTAATACATTGAATGTACAATTAGTTTCAACCGAAGAGCAGTTAGAAGATGCATATAAAGTTAGGAAAATTGTATTTGTGGAAGAACAAGAGGTCCCTTTAGAAGAGGAAATTGATGAGTTTGAAAATACGGCTACTCACTTCGTATTATATGATGGTGAGGAACCGGTTGGAGCAGGAAGGTTTCGCGTTGTTGATGGTTATGGAAAAGTGGAGCGGATTTGCGTTCTTCCTACTCACCGAACAAGTCGAGGATCTGGAAGGCTAATTATGAGTGCCATTGAGAATTTTGCTGTGGACCAAGGTGTGAAGAAATTAAAGCTTAATGCACAGACACATGCCGAAGGGTTTTACGCTAAACTAGGGTATGAGACGGTATCAGATATATTCATGGATGCAGGCATCCCACACGTAACGATGGTAAAAGAAGTTTGA
- a CDS encoding DUF421 domain-containing protein: MMDFVRIATELFIGFVALFAMTQLLGKTQITQITPFDFISALVLGELVGNALYDQEVGVDKIVFSLTLWGILIFVMETITQKWKSTRSFLEGRPSIVIHKGNINMKELKKSKLDIYQLQHLLRSKGAFSMKEVEYAILETDGSVSVLKKQPYASPTNEELKIAPAGTSLPVSIISDGEILLDNLQEFHLTEQWLLLELKKQGFLTPSDIVYAEWQEGEPIFFMPYAKGETKS, encoded by the coding sequence ATGATGGACTTTGTGCGAATTGCGACCGAACTCTTCATAGGATTTGTAGCATTATTTGCAATGACACAATTGTTAGGTAAAACACAAATTACCCAAATCACTCCCTTCGACTTCATATCTGCTCTCGTTTTAGGCGAGTTAGTTGGGAATGCCTTATATGATCAAGAAGTTGGAGTAGATAAAATCGTTTTTTCCCTTACTTTATGGGGTATTTTAATATTCGTCATGGAAACAATAACTCAAAAGTGGAAAAGCACTCGAAGCTTTTTAGAGGGAAGGCCATCTATTGTTATACATAAAGGAAACATAAATATGAAAGAGTTAAAAAAATCAAAATTAGACATTTATCAATTGCAACATTTATTGCGTTCAAAAGGGGCCTTTTCTATGAAAGAAGTAGAATACGCCATACTTGAAACGGACGGCTCTGTTAGTGTATTAAAGAAACAACCTTATGCTTCTCCTACAAACGAAGAGTTAAAGATAGCTCCTGCAGGGACTAGCCTACCAGTTTCTATTATTTCTGATGGTGAAATTCTACTTGATAATCTTCAAGAATTTCATTTAACAGAGCAATGGCTTCTATTAGAATTAAAAAAACAAGGCTTCCTTACCCCATCTGACATTGTTTATGCAGAATGGCAAGAAGGAGAGCCTATATTTTTTATGCCTTATGCTAAAGGAGAAACGAAGAGTTGA
- a CDS encoding MBL fold metallo-hydrolase has translation MEWINVTGKVGYFKGSVNIGYARISDKTGLIFDAGLDDQTMKKVIKQLESLGAPITHLFISHAHADHYGGAAHLQKKYDVYTYAPVFEEAILRNPMLEPLYLFHGTYPMNEWRNKFIEGKPIRVDEVVSLEGDRVLQIDEIPLQVLSLPGHSYNQYGIIFDGILFASDSYFSVETLEKHNIPFIVNGEATLATLHKLLAIECAGAFPGHGEYEENFKKIVQANIQFHEKILEEITDIIFGNNNKEGMTLDSLVGNACKNRKIEIKSVTSFMLFRTAITAYVTKLILKGRVELIVKDNQLFVSPLA, from the coding sequence ATGGAATGGATTAATGTAACCGGAAAAGTTGGATACTTTAAGGGCTCTGTTAACATCGGATATGCGAGAATATCTGATAAAACAGGGCTTATTTTCGATGCTGGCCTTGATGACCAAACGATGAAAAAAGTGATAAAACAATTGGAAAGTCTAGGAGCTCCTATTACCCATTTGTTTATTTCTCATGCGCACGCAGATCATTACGGTGGAGCGGCACATTTGCAAAAAAAATACGATGTTTATACATATGCTCCAGTTTTTGAAGAAGCAATATTGCGTAATCCTATGCTTGAGCCACTGTACTTATTTCACGGTACATACCCAATGAATGAGTGGCGTAACAAGTTTATTGAGGGAAAACCTATTCGAGTAGATGAAGTTGTTTCATTGGAGGGGGATAGAGTCCTTCAGATTGATGAAATTCCACTTCAAGTACTTAGTTTACCAGGACATAGTTATAATCAATATGGCATTATTTTTGATGGAATTCTTTTTGCATCAGATAGCTATTTTAGTGTAGAAACTTTAGAAAAGCACAATATTCCTTTCATTGTAAATGGAGAAGCAACGCTAGCAACTTTACACAAACTGCTTGCCATAGAATGTGCTGGTGCTTTCCCAGGACATGGAGAATACGAAGAGAATTTCAAGAAAATAGTACAGGCAAATATACAGTTTCATGAAAAGATTCTAGAAGAAATAACAGATATTATTTTTGGTAACAATAACAAGGAGGGAATGACATTAGATAGCCTTGTTGGAAATGCTTGTAAGAACCGTAAGATTGAAATCAAGTCTGTTACTTCTTTTATGTTGTTTAGAACTGCAATTACAGCATATGTAACCAAGTTAATTTTAAAGGGGAGAGTGGAGTTAATTGTGAAAGACAATCAACTCTTCGTTTCTCCTTTAGCATAA
- a CDS encoding ATP-dependent helicase → MKNAIWNGKLVSLENSARDRYQHLYDAGVRNELACGKCSKQVKLYLGIQKAPYFYHANKIDDECNELAITTGETRENIESTTYTARDGFKIPKSRAIHDNNDHDSNDWKLSKPVSSLPIFLKEYSNNKDKMEGYFEKLSKQNIHLDISQQEAVRTVDGPLLVLAGAGSGKTRVLTSRVAYMIEEKNIDPRSIMLVTFTAKAAQEMKERLKKIFKYRSSLLNSFVTGTFHSIFYRILSHQDPARWNSNNLLKWDWQKEQFLKQAGRKYDLDEKDFPFDQAIQFIGLWKNSMKQPEAITPTSKLEEQILTLYKEYEQWKANSHHFDFDDMLIGCYELLKNNEALLKKYQNRFRYFLIDEFQDINKVQYETMKLLAVEKNICVVGDDDQSIYAFRGSDPSFILNFHHDFKNTNVVTLSENYRSTHTIVAFANKIIEQNKQRKAKRMGAQFDNTTSPHYFFPFNEEEEATMIVHDLKEKIEQGASPNDFSILYRTHSMARAVFERLSQSGLPFSIDQDYESFYNRRIVKSMIAFLKLSTDPNDVKAFANIFPALFLKQSALQDAKATSILEDCSLVETLSKLPNLQPFQVKKIKKIVPLFLSLSNCSPTVALEIIEKDMGFSDYVKKRGSEGNMMEKGSDDISDLKVVAKKFSTVNAFLEHVDDMLAKTDEMKRLSKHYETSIQLSTIHRTKGLEYNYVYLLGVVDGGLPHDYALESFRNGELSPLEEERRLLYVAVTRAKVGLYLSILDTRRGKQVYVSRFLKDSKMFV, encoded by the coding sequence ATGAAAAATGCAATTTGGAATGGTAAACTTGTGTCACTTGAGAATAGTGCACGTGACCGCTATCAACATTTATATGACGCTGGCGTTCGAAATGAATTAGCCTGTGGTAAATGTAGTAAACAAGTAAAGCTATATTTAGGAATACAAAAAGCACCATATTTTTACCATGCTAATAAAATCGATGACGAGTGTAACGAGCTAGCTATTACAACGGGAGAAACTCGCGAAAACATAGAAAGCACAACTTATACAGCCAGAGATGGATTTAAAATACCTAAAAGTAGAGCAATCCACGATAACAATGATCATGACAGCAACGACTGGAAATTATCTAAACCTGTATCTTCCTTGCCTATCTTTTTAAAAGAATATTCGAATAACAAGGACAAAATGGAAGGGTACTTTGAAAAGCTTTCCAAGCAAAATATTCATTTAGACATATCTCAGCAAGAGGCAGTTCGAACAGTGGATGGCCCTCTATTAGTTTTAGCTGGAGCGGGTAGTGGAAAAACACGAGTATTGACTAGTCGAGTAGCATATATGATTGAAGAAAAAAATATTGATCCACGTTCTATTATGCTCGTTACTTTTACAGCAAAAGCTGCACAAGAAATGAAAGAAAGACTTAAAAAAATATTCAAGTATCGATCTTCTTTATTAAATTCCTTTGTTACTGGTACTTTTCATAGCATTTTTTATCGAATACTATCTCATCAGGATCCAGCTAGATGGAATAGTAACAATCTATTAAAATGGGATTGGCAAAAGGAGCAATTTTTAAAACAAGCTGGCAGGAAGTATGACCTAGATGAAAAAGATTTTCCTTTTGATCAAGCCATTCAATTTATTGGCCTATGGAAAAATAGTATGAAGCAACCAGAAGCAATAACCCCTACTTCTAAGTTAGAAGAACAAATCCTTACTTTATATAAAGAATATGAACAGTGGAAAGCGAATAGTCATCATTTTGATTTTGATGACATGTTAATTGGTTGTTATGAACTCCTAAAGAATAATGAAGCACTACTAAAAAAATATCAAAACCGGTTCCGTTATTTTTTAATTGATGAGTTTCAAGACATAAATAAAGTTCAATACGAAACGATGAAGTTATTAGCTGTAGAAAAGAACATTTGTGTAGTTGGAGATGATGATCAGTCCATATATGCTTTTCGAGGGAGTGACCCGTCTTTCATATTAAATTTTCATCATGATTTTAAAAACACAAATGTTGTAACACTATCGGAAAATTATCGTTCCACCCATACTATTGTTGCATTCGCTAATAAAATTATTGAGCAAAATAAGCAGCGTAAAGCAAAGAGAATGGGAGCGCAGTTTGATAACACAACTTCTCCTCACTATTTCTTTCCATTCAATGAAGAGGAAGAAGCAACGATGATTGTGCATGACTTAAAGGAAAAAATTGAACAAGGTGCATCACCAAATGATTTTTCAATCCTATATCGTACACATAGTATGGCTAGAGCAGTTTTTGAACGGCTATCACAATCAGGGCTTCCTTTTTCGATTGATCAAGACTATGAAAGTTTTTATAATCGTAGAATTGTAAAAAGCATGATTGCTTTTCTTAAGTTAAGTACAGATCCAAATGACGTCAAGGCGTTTGCAAACATTTTTCCAGCGCTTTTCTTAAAACAGTCTGCTTTGCAAGATGCAAAAGCAACTTCCATTTTAGAAGATTGTTCTTTGGTTGAAACTTTATCTAAACTTCCAAACTTACAACCGTTTCAAGTGAAAAAAATAAAAAAAATCGTTCCATTATTCCTTTCATTGAGCAATTGTTCACCTACAGTTGCACTAGAGATTATAGAAAAGGATATGGGATTTTCGGATTATGTAAAAAAGCGTGGCAGTGAAGGAAATATGATGGAAAAAGGTTCGGATGATATTAGTGATTTAAAAGTGGTTGCTAAAAAATTTTCTACGGTAAATGCATTCCTTGAACATGTGGATGATATGCTTGCAAAGACAGATGAAATGAAAAGATTAAGCAAGCATTATGAAACCTCTATACAGTTATCTACTATTCATCGGACAAAGGGATTAGAGTATAATTACGTATACCTTCTAGGAGTTGTAGATGGTGGGCTTCCTCATGACTATGCTCTAGAGTCATTTCGAAATGGCGAACTTTCTCCACTTGAGGAGGAGCGCAGACTATTATATGTAGCGGTAACTCGCGCAAAAGTAGGGTTGTATTTATCCATACTAGACACTCGTCGCGGGAAGCAAGTATATGTTTCGAGATTTCTAAAAGATAGCAAAATGTTTGTATAA
- a CDS encoding LytR/AlgR family response regulator transcription factor produces MENYKIVIADDDDLSRKILHHFVSLFPNYEIVAEAERGDQLVELVKKQKPDIILVDINMPVMDGVEAVKECRKFATNVQVIFTTGYDEFAVEAFNISVADYLVKPIERIRLYKALEKAKISLTVHESIQQIKNRTPVDKLTIKSQNSIAYVPVDEILFIEKVARKTIIHLRESSLETTDSLQDLEQKLPEYFYKTHRSYIVNLRKIIRIESLGETFVANFTSSKKVAYISKLKITEVQSLISN; encoded by the coding sequence ATGGAGAATTATAAAATCGTTATTGCAGATGATGACGATCTATCTAGGAAGATATTACATCATTTCGTATCCCTTTTTCCGAACTATGAAATCGTTGCAGAAGCTGAGCGTGGGGATCAACTAGTAGAACTAGTAAAAAAACAAAAGCCAGACATCATACTAGTTGATATAAATATGCCAGTAATGGACGGTGTAGAGGCTGTCAAAGAGTGTAGAAAGTTTGCAACAAACGTACAAGTAATATTTACGACGGGATATGATGAATTTGCAGTTGAGGCTTTTAATATTTCTGTAGCTGATTATTTGGTAAAGCCGATTGAGCGAATCCGTTTATATAAAGCACTTGAAAAAGCGAAAATCTCATTAACTGTACACGAAAGCATTCAACAAATAAAAAACAGAACACCTGTAGACAAGCTAACAATAAAATCTCAAAACTCTATAGCTTACGTACCTGTGGATGAAATATTATTCATTGAAAAGGTAGCAAGGAAGACGATTATTCATCTTAGGGAAAGTTCTCTGGAAACAACGGATTCGTTACAAGATTTAGAACAAAAGCTCCCGGAATACTTTTATAAGACACATCGTTCTTATATTGTTAATTTAAGGAAGATAATCCGAATCGAATCTTTAGGAGAAACTTTTGTCGCTAATTTCACTTCTTCAAAGAAAGTAGCTTATATTTCTAAGTTGAAAATAACAGAAGTGCAATCTTTAATATCTAATTGA
- a CDS encoding EAL domain-containing protein — translation MERNLKKWVKKNSFEHVYQPIWNMDKWQIIGYESFIRFDNYEVGSIERVFSEARKQDLLFDLDTISILGAINNFPTHLLNNTFLFVNIYPSTILHPFFETFLKKLVRSKQVIQGKVIFEINETMEEASVWSSMGFKNKLSIFKKYNVFFALDDVGKGVATIEKIKEFQPDYVKLYREIANDLSVSIEKQKFVSTLEEYCKKQKIGFVMEGLEKETDLAFAKLLKISLGQGFLIGKPQILSEETIILNDRALV, via the coding sequence ATGGAAAGAAATTTAAAAAAATGGGTAAAGAAAAATTCATTTGAACACGTTTACCAACCTATTTGGAATATGGATAAATGGCAAATTATTGGCTACGAATCATTTATTCGATTTGATAACTACGAAGTAGGGTCCATAGAAAGAGTTTTTAGTGAAGCTAGAAAGCAAGACTTATTATTCGATCTCGACACCATTTCCATATTAGGTGCAATAAATAATTTTCCGACTCATTTACTAAATAACACTTTTCTTTTTGTAAACATTTATCCTTCTACTATTTTGCATCCGTTTTTTGAAACATTTTTGAAAAAACTAGTAAGAAGCAAGCAGGTAATTCAAGGGAAAGTCATATTCGAAATTAACGAAACAATGGAAGAAGCTAGTGTTTGGAGTAGCATGGGGTTTAAAAATAAATTGTCTATATTTAAAAAGTATAATGTGTTCTTTGCACTCGATGATGTAGGAAAAGGTGTAGCAACGATTGAAAAAATAAAAGAATTTCAACCTGATTACGTAAAATTATATCGAGAAATAGCAAATGACTTAAGCGTGTCCATTGAAAAGCAAAAATTTGTAAGTACATTAGAAGAGTATTGTAAAAAACAAAAGATTGGATTTGTAATGGAAGGTCTAGAGAAAGAAACAGACTTAGCATTTGCCAAACTTTTAAAGATTTCACTTGGACAAGGATTCTTAATTGGAAAGCCACAAATTTTAAGTGAAGAGACTATTATTCTAAATGATCGAGCATTAGTTTAA
- a CDS encoding ATP-binding protein: protein MFVIFDYNVKLFILSFVVLFLASFASIDIYTRFKRGHKNVISYIFASGVVLGTGIWTLHFLGMLAYTHHRILTFEILPTLLSFTIATVAASILFFAISKNDGILRVNYITTFVVASGITGLHYIGMASMLIEKTITYELAFIFLTLLICNVVIYSFGYFFKRFESNPFQLKHRLILSAIFSLGIGFMHYIAMIGTKMDTSNLTSMLIMDTNKGILSRDEIGYMIGISTILLFTIVILLAQEGRDRAEKMQESLGVHFQALIDNNPFPIFLLNEHAKIIKVNPKAESSFRFNDEELIDSLFLSLFSKENQPIIEEHIQTGLQGKTSEVQVSLLDGKQSTLHYSLTFVPIILSNKFSGLYVIASDLTALSISTQEKEKAQKDLVETIKKQQGMTVKFIKKEGKFIHTMADGELLYKMGFTSEMVVNSSLKEVVPEEIYTMKEQAYEEAWNGNATGYYGEVNGIHYTVRLSPIMEDGKVVEVIGSGVEITEAVMAKKKLEEERNLYKNILRTMSEAIIIYEEDGNQVDLNDNAYKFVGLTDEQIKNIKEYEGLYSFIKEDGTLYEQHEFPITHTFKTGDPTFDNVIGIKRDKNITWTSVNTVLLNNENEQEKKRVLVTASNITTQKNQELKLKEAYSLNRTVLNNLPIGIMMVDDQRDIFFSNSYFCSMFSLINETPTSLFGKSAIHYHPVLFKEQEKAEERIKNILRDKQIIVEELETKEGLMIKRTYIPFYMENNFKGHLWMFEDITDRKKMEQKASEAKEEAIKASIAKSEFLSKMSHELRTPLNGVLGFSQLLELDDSLTMQQKDFVQEILKGGRHLLNLINEVLDLSRIESGKLQFSEEPVDIVSVTKDCMKMVEPIAVKKNIHMQYVIHTKETNALKVIVYTDQLRLRQVILNLLDNAIKYNNANGKVQIVILLEENHVEFKVLDNGYGIKEEEQEKIFEPFYRIKEYNVEGTGIGLSLVKQLVTMMNGTYGVISKYGQGSEFYFTIPYGQNTRNYSSPFEKININLLDTEQQYEVLYIEDNEANKQLVEHIFSNLNGIKLTTTMTGKDGLHLANKSVYDLVLVDLNLPDISGIEIIQELKKEERYINVPLIVVSADALTEQMNRVKELGVEVYVTKPINIAHFTKVIYTSLKNTKTTP, encoded by the coding sequence ATGTTCGTCATTTTTGATTATAACGTAAAACTCTTTATCTTATCCTTTGTCGTTTTGTTTCTAGCAAGTTTTGCATCTATAGATATATACACTAGATTTAAAAGAGGCCATAAAAATGTAATTTCATATATTTTTGCTTCCGGTGTAGTATTAGGTACAGGTATTTGGACGTTACATTTTCTTGGTATGCTTGCATATACTCATCATCGAATATTAACATTTGAAATTTTACCTACTTTATTATCTTTTACTATAGCAACAGTCGCTGCTTCGATCTTGTTTTTTGCCATTTCAAAAAATGATGGAATATTGAGGGTTAACTATATTACTACATTTGTTGTTGCAAGTGGTATTACTGGTCTTCATTATATTGGTATGGCTTCTATGTTAATAGAAAAAACAATAACATACGAGTTAGCTTTTATATTTTTAACTTTATTGATTTGTAATGTCGTTATCTATTCATTCGGTTACTTTTTTAAACGATTTGAAAGCAATCCTTTTCAATTAAAGCATAGGTTAATTTTGTCTGCCATATTCAGTTTGGGTATAGGTTTTATGCATTATATAGCCATGATCGGTACAAAAATGGACACATCTAACTTAACGAGTATGTTGATCATGGATACAAATAAAGGAATTCTTAGCAGAGATGAAATAGGATACATGATTGGGATTTCTACCATATTATTATTTACAATAGTAATTTTACTAGCACAAGAAGGTAGAGATCGTGCAGAAAAAATGCAAGAAAGTTTAGGAGTTCATTTTCAAGCGTTAATTGATAATAACCCATTTCCTATATTCCTATTAAATGAACATGCAAAAATAATAAAAGTAAATCCTAAAGCTGAAAGTAGTTTTAGATTTAACGATGAGGAATTGATAGATAGCTTGTTTCTTTCGTTGTTCTCAAAAGAAAATCAGCCTATCATAGAGGAGCACATACAAACTGGTCTACAAGGAAAGACAAGTGAAGTGCAAGTAAGTCTGTTAGATGGAAAACAGTCTACTTTGCATTACTCGTTAACGTTTGTACCTATCATACTTAGTAACAAATTCTCTGGTCTTTATGTTATAGCCTCGGACTTGACGGCCTTATCTATATCGACTCAAGAGAAAGAAAAAGCCCAGAAAGATCTTGTAGAGACAATAAAAAAACAACAAGGAATGACGGTTAAGTTTATAAAAAAGGAAGGTAAGTTCATCCATACAATGGCAGATGGAGAATTACTTTATAAAATGGGATTCACTTCAGAAATGGTCGTGAACTCATCGCTTAAAGAGGTAGTCCCAGAAGAAATATATACTATGAAGGAACAAGCATATGAAGAAGCATGGAATGGAAATGCTACAGGATACTATGGAGAAGTAAATGGGATACATTACACGGTACGTCTTAGCCCTATAATGGAGGATGGAAAAGTAGTAGAAGTGATCGGTTCCGGAGTAGAAATTACAGAAGCTGTTATGGCTAAGAAAAAGTTAGAGGAAGAAAGAAATTTATATAAAAACATCCTCCGTACAATGTCAGAAGCAATTATTATTTATGAAGAGGACGGAAATCAAGTAGATTTAAATGATAACGCGTACAAATTTGTCGGCTTAACGGATGAACAAATTAAGAATATTAAGGAATATGAAGGTCTATATTCTTTTATTAAGGAAGACGGAACGCTTTACGAACAACATGAATTTCCAATTACGCACACGTTTAAAACCGGTGATCCTACGTTTGATAATGTGATTGGTATAAAAAGAGATAAAAATATTACTTGGACTTCCGTGAATACTGTCTTACTAAATAATGAGAATGAACAAGAGAAAAAAAGAGTTTTAGTAACAGCTTCTAATATTACAACCCAGAAAAACCAAGAATTAAAACTAAAAGAGGCCTATAGTTTAAATAGAACAGTATTAAACAATTTACCAATTGGAATTATGATGGTAGATGATCAACGAGATATATTCTTCAGCAATAGTTATTTCTGTTCTATGTTTTCGTTGATTAATGAAACACCAACATCTCTTTTCGGCAAGAGTGCTATTCATTATCATCCAGTGTTGTTTAAAGAACAAGAAAAAGCGGAAGAAAGAATTAAAAATATTTTAAGAGATAAACAGATTATTGTGGAAGAGTTGGAAACAAAGGAAGGTTTAATGATTAAACGTACTTATATTCCTTTTTATATGGAAAATAATTTTAAAGGTCATCTTTGGATGTTTGAAGATATAACAGACCGTAAGAAAATGGAACAGAAAGCTTCCGAAGCAAAAGAAGAAGCAATAAAGGCAAGTATTGCTAAATCGGAATTTTTATCAAAGATGAGTCATGAACTAAGAACACCGTTAAATGGTGTGTTAGGGTTTTCGCAATTATTAGAATTAGACGATTCACTTACAATGCAACAAAAAGATTTTGTCCAGGAAATACTAAAAGGTGGAAGGCACTTGTTAAATCTAATTAATGAAGTGTTAGATTTATCCCGTATTGAATCTGGAAAGTTACAGTTTTCAGAAGAGCCGGTTGACATAGTATCTGTTACGAAAGATTGTATGAAAATGGTCGAACCGATTGCAGTTAAGAAAAACATCCACATGCAATATGTAATTCATACAAAAGAAACGAATGCTTTAAAAGTAATCGTATATACGGACCAATTAAGACTAAGACAAGTAATTTTAAACTTATTAGATAATGCAATAAAGTACAATAATGCTAATGGAAAAGTTCAAATTGTCATCTTGTTAGAGGAGAATCATGTTGAGTTTAAAGTGCTAGATAATGGTTATGGCATAAAAGAAGAAGAACAAGAGAAAATATTTGAACCGTTCTATAGAATAAAAGAATACAATGTAGAAGGTACTGGTATCGGTCTCTCATTAGTAAAACAATTAGTAACGATGATGAATGGAACTTATGGGGTAATAAGTAAGTATGGTCAAGGTAGTGAGTTTTACTTCACTATACCGTACGGACAAAATACTAGAAACTACTCTTCACCATTTGAAAAAATCAACATAAACTTATTAGATACAGAACAACAATATGAAGTACTATATATCGAAGATAATGAAGCAAACAAGCAATTAGTAGAACATATCTTCAGCAATTTAAATGGAATAAAATTAACAACTACTATGACTGGCAAAGACGGATTACATCTAGCGAATAAAAGTGTTTATGATTTAGTATTAGTGGATCTTAACTTACCAGACATATCAGGAATAGAAATTATCCAAGAATTAAAGAAAGAGGAAAGGTATATAAATGTGCCGTTAATTGTCGTTAGTGCAGATGCACTTACGGAACAGATGAACAGAGTTAAGGAACTTGGTGTAGAAGTTTACGTGACAAAGCCTATTAATATAGCGCACTTTACAAAAGTTATTTATACTAGTTTAAAAAATACAAAAACCACTCCTTAA
- a CDS encoding aspartyl-phosphate phosphatase Spo0E family protein encodes MGQFILENEIEKYRKEMVKLAQTHGFTSDKTVKCSQHLDYLLNLLKDTKYLSIKKLQP; translated from the coding sequence ATGGGACAATTTATCTTAGAGAATGAAATCGAAAAGTATCGAAAAGAAATGGTTAAGCTAGCTCAAACTCACGGTTTCACGTCAGATAAAACAGTAAAATGTAGCCAACATTTAGATTATCTCTTAAATCTATTAAAAGACACAAAATATTTATCCATAAAAAAACTACAGCCTTAA
- a CDS encoding LytR/AlgR family response regulator transcription factor produces the protein MSLKVLIVEDNTDAVEILQYFLDQIEDVELLGVCENGESLVNEVIVQKPNLILADINMPIKNGIEAIKECLSIYPDLKFIFITGYDEYAIEAFQLSAIDYIVKPLQKERLTKAINKAKTLIAYEQNDFSKDVKERKINNISIKDQTSTIYIPLQDICFIEKLGKKCIIYTKDEAFETTETIGSVMERLDDSFILAHRSFIINTNKVSQIVPQAETFIAYFHDVNKQASISKLKINDVKERISFVLKE, from the coding sequence ATGAGTTTAAAAGTGTTAATTGTGGAAGATAACACTGATGCAGTAGAAATATTACAATATTTTCTAGATCAAATTGAAGATGTTGAGCTTTTAGGTGTGTGTGAAAATGGAGAATCTTTAGTAAACGAAGTTATCGTTCAAAAACCAAATTTAATATTAGCTGATATTAATATGCCTATAAAGAATGGAATAGAAGCGATAAAAGAATGTTTGTCCATCTATCCAGATTTAAAATTTATTTTTATTACTGGTTATGATGAATATGCAATCGAGGCTTTCCAACTATCAGCGATAGATTATATTGTAAAGCCGTTACAAAAAGAACGATTAACGAAGGCAATAAATAAAGCTAAGACTTTGATTGCTTACGAACAAAATGATTTTTCAAAAGATGTTAAAGAAAGGAAAATCAATAATATATCCATCAAAGATCAAACATCTACTATATACATCCCGTTACAGGACATTTGTTTTATCGAGAAACTAGGGAAAAAATGTATCATATACACGAAAGATGAAGCATTCGAAACAACAGAAACGATCGGGAGTGTTATGGAAAGGTTAGATGATTCCTTTATTTTGGCACATCGTTCTTTTATTATAAATACAAATAAAGTCTCACAAATCGTACCTCAAGCGGAAACGTTTATCGCTTATTTTCATGACGTAAATAAACAGGCTAGCATTTCAAAATTAAAAATTAATGATGTGAAAGAAAGAATATCATTTGTTTTAAAAGAATAA